One segment of Phragmites australis chromosome 13, lpPhrAust1.1, whole genome shotgun sequence DNA contains the following:
- the LOC133887626 gene encoding NDR1/HIN1-like protein 6 has product MADYHRIHPMTVGSPPPDQAMGKKDQLQLPVTAPAPYAPAPLPPPPRRKRHSRCCRCMCCTLLVVILLVVALGATAGILYLVFRPKIPSFHVDRLTVTRFDVNTTSMTVTDAFDVDVTADNPNRRIGIYYDGGEVTASFNGTELCRGAFPTLYQGHRTTVHPRISLAGETRLDSAVAKQLMQQQQAGFVPLTVRARVPIRIKFGAIKLWKMTGKANCNLVVDSLQARTQLRIRSNNCSFKLKI; this is encoded by the coding sequence ATGGCAGACTACCATAGGATCCACCCGATGACGGtgggctcgccgccgccggaccAGGCCATGGGCAAGAAAGACCAGCTACAGCTGCCGGTCACGGCCCCGGCGCCGTACGCGcccgcgccgctgccgccgccgccgcgtcgcaaGCGGCACAGCCGGTGCTGCCGGTGCATGTGCTGCACCTTGctcgtcgtcatcctcctcgtcgTTGCGCTCGGCGCCACGGCGGGGATCCTGTACCTCGTGTTCAGGCCCAAGATCCCCAGCTTCCACGTGGACCGGCTCACGGTCACCCGGTTCGACGTGAACACCACGTCCATGACGGTGACCGACGCCTTCGACGTGGACGTGACGGCCGACAACCCCAACAGGCGCATCGGCATCTACTACGACGGCGGCGAGGTCACGGCGTCGTTCAACGGCACGGAGCTGTGCCGCGGCGCGTTCCCGACGCTGTACCAGGGACACCGAACCACGGTGCACCCACGCATCTCGCTCGCGGGGGAGACGCGGCTGGACAGCGCCGTCGCGAAGCAgctgatgcagcagcagcaggccggCTTCGTGCCGCTGACGGTGCGCGCCCGTGTGCCGATCCGCATAAAGTTCGGTGCCATCAAGCTATGGAAGATGACGGGGAAGGCGAACTGCAACCTGGTGGTGGACAGCCTCCAGGCACGCACGCAGCTTCGCATCCGCTCCAACAACTGCAGCTTTAAGCTCAAAATCTAG
- the LOC133889765 gene encoding uncharacterized protein LOC133889765 isoform X3, whose amino-acid sequence MGLLEGLFGGDHSRGRGKKEHGGAVEAADMATDAAIPPLSRIAASVVHRCARIAGVPVDQLLRRFHAEEQACRPLEYARSVVEYCSYVALRVETKRQDHLGDREFHSLTYDMMLAWEAPDEETDAVFQTAFSILRDDADDDDGGSIFYSSPTQMAIQIDGRRTVGPEAFAKIAPACPAMAHPITVRNLFDALTNSTGGRLHFLIYHKYLKSLDQVLSSAKRISDGHKAPALQLSDIEVILDIYGAATTKPVLQHIGTSTWPGRLTLTNHALYFEPIGVDFSYGEAVMYDLARDLKQSVKRESTGPWGAHLFDKAVVYKSSSTSEPVFFEFPQFNGHTRRDYWFAVIKEVLHAHKFIRKYRLADFQKAEALSVATLGILRYRTVKEGFHILPAHFKTTLAFNLAEKLPKGDKILEALYGKLKQHCSRFRGSEDFGQSSSDELTLADPFPLSAYTMVRMGLLTLKEEDNPEERDFMVGDVQIGGTCSVQMALDRSVDYSGRVEAARATLDQIKVEDIDTNVAVLKELLFPLIELGKWLLVLVEWEDPLKSYVFLFCFLYMIYSGWIWFMLPGCLLGCTLLMLWHKHCGNGQLIGVFEVTTPPRRRTVEQLLALQEAISQLEAHVQAGNIFLLKLRSLMLAAFPQSTNIVAVALVVAAAAFALLPMRSIVLLILLEAYTRQMPVRKKSSEKLVRRLREWWLRIPAAPVQLLRPQDTRRWRSRLRSR is encoded by the exons ATGGGTCTCCTTGAGGGCCTCTTCGGCGGCGACCACAGCAGGGGGAGGGGCAAGAAGGAGCACGGCGGCGCAGTGGAGGCCGCGGACATGGCGACCGACGCGGCCATCCCGCCCCTCTCGCGCATCGCCGCCTCCGTCGTCCACCGATGCGCCCG GATCGCGGGCGTGCCGGTGGATCAGCTGCTCCGGCGGTTCCACGCGGAGGAGCAGGCCTGCCGGCCGCTGGAGTACGCCAGGAGCGTTGTCGAGTACTGCTCCTACGTTGCTCTGCGCGTCGAGACCAAGCGCCAGGATCACCTCGGCGACAGGGAGTTCCACTCACTCACCTACGACATGATGCTCGCCTGGGAGGCGCCCGATGAGGAGACCGACGCCGTGTTTCAG ACGGCTTTCAGCATTCTCCGGGACGACGCGGATGACGACGACGGTGGATCCATATTCTATTCAAGCCCAACGCAGATGGCCATTCAG ATCGATGGGAGGAGGACAGTTGGACCCGAGGCTTTTGCCAAGATTGCTCCTGCCTGCCCCGCCATGGCGCATCCCATCACCGTCCGGAACCTATTTGACGCGCTCACCAACTCGACCGGAGGCCGACTGCATTTTCTCATCTACCACAAATACCTCAAAAGCTTAGACCA GGTGCTCAGCTCTGCAAAACGTATATCAGATGGACACAAAGCTCCTGCCCTCCAGCTCTCCGACATCGAAGTAATCCTCGACATCTATGGCGCTGCAACGACCAAGCCGGTTCTACAGCACATTGGGACGTCCACATGGCCTG GGAGGCTCACGCTGACGAATCACGCTCTCTACTTCGAGCCTATCGGTGTCGATTTCTCGTATGGCGAGGCTGTCATGTATGATCTGGCAAGGGACTTGAAGCAGTCTGTCAAACGTGAATCCACTGGCCCATGGGGTGCTCACCTTTTTGACAAAGCAGTCGTGTACAAGTCTAGCTCGAC AAGTGAACCCGTGTTCTTTGAATTCCCTCAATTCAATGGCCACACACGCAGGGACTACTGGTTTGCAGTCATCAAAGAGGTGCTGCACGCACACAAGTTCATCAGGAAGTACAGGCTTGCAGATTTCCAGAAGGCAGAGGCTCTTTCGGTTGCGACGCTTGGAATTCTGCGGTACCGCACCGTGAAAGAGGGATTCCACATACTACCAGCACATTTTAAGACGACCCTTGCCTTCAACTTAGCAGAGAAACTGCCCAAAGGGGATAAGATATTAGAGGCACTGTATGGCAAGCTGAAGCAGCACTGCTCAAGATTCAGAGGAAGTGAGGATTTTGGGCAGAGTAGTTCGGATGAATTGACACTTGCTGATCCCTTCCCACTTTCTGCTTATACAATGGTGAGGATGGGTTTGCTGACACTGAAGGAGGAGGACAATCCTGAGGAAAGGGATTTCATGGTCGGAGACGTGCAGATAGGAGGAACTTGCTCGGTGCAAATGGCTCTAGACCGTTCGGTAGATTATTCGGGCAGAGTGGAGGCAGCACGGGCAACGCTTGATCAGATCAAAGTGGAAGACATAGACACTAATGTAGCTGTCTTGAAG GAACTACTATTTCCTTTGATTGAGTTAGGCAAATGGCTTCTTGTTTTGGTCGAGTGGGAAGATCCACTTAAATCATATGTCTTCTTGTTCTGTTTCCTCTACATGATATATAG CGGTTGGATCTGGTTCATGCTTCCTGGTTGTTTGCTCGGCTGTACTCTCTTGATGCTATGGCACAAACATTGCGGGAACGGGCAGTTGATCGGAGTATTTGAGGTGACAACTCCCCCTCGGAGAAGAACTGTCGAACAGCTCCTGGCTCTGCAAGAAGCCATCTCGCAGCTAGAAGCGCATGTGCAGGCCGGAAACATTTTCCTCCTCAAGCTCCGGTCCCTCATGCTTGCAGCATTTCCTCAG AGCACCAACATAGTTGCGGTTGCGCTTGTCGTCGCGGCTGCGGCATTTGCGTTGCTACCAATGAGAAGCATAGTTCTGCTGATTCTGCTGGAAGCATACACGAGGCAGATGCCGGTGAGAAAGAAGAGCAGCGAGAAATTGGTGAGGAGGTTGAGGGAGTGGTGGCTACGGATTCCGGCTGCTCCTGTACAACTCCTGAGGCCTCAGGACACCAGGAGATGGAGATCGAGGCTGAGGTCGAGATGA
- the LOC133889765 gene encoding uncharacterized protein LOC133889765 isoform X1, with protein MGLLEGLFGGDHSRGRGKKEHGGAVEAADMATDAAIPPLSRIAASVVHRCARIAGVPVDQLLRRFHAEEQACRPLEYARSVVEYCSYVALRVETKRQDHLGDREFHSLTYDMMLAWEAPDEETDAVFQKTAFSILRDDADDDDGGSIFYSSPTQMAIQIDGRRTVGPEAFAKIAPACPAMAHPITVRNLFDALTNSTGGRLHFLIYHKYLKSLDQVLSSAKRISDGHKAPALQLSDIEVILDIYGAATTKPVLQHIGTSTWPGRLTLTNHALYFEPIGVDFSYGEAVMYDLARDLKQSVKRESTGPWGAHLFDKAVVYKSSSTSEPVFFEFPQFNGHTRRDYWFAVIKEVLHAHKFIRKYRLADFQKAEALSVATLGILRYRTVKEGFHILPAHFKTTLAFNLAEKLPKGDKILEALYGKLKQHCSRFRGSEDFGQSSSDELTLADPFPLSAYTMVRMGLLTLKEEDNPEERDFMVGDVQIGGTCSVQMALDRSVDYSGRVEAARATLDQIKVEDIDTNVAVLKELLFPLIELGKWLLVLVEWEDPLKSYVFLFCFLYMIYSGWIWFMLPGCLLGCTLLMLWHKHCGNGQLIGVFEVTTPPRRRTVEQLLALQEAISQLEAHVQAGNIFLLKLRSLMLAAFPQSTNIVAVALVVAAAAFALLPMRSIVLLILLEAYTRQMPVRKKSSEKLVRRLREWWLRIPAAPVQLLRPQDTRRWRSRLRSR; from the exons ATGGGTCTCCTTGAGGGCCTCTTCGGCGGCGACCACAGCAGGGGGAGGGGCAAGAAGGAGCACGGCGGCGCAGTGGAGGCCGCGGACATGGCGACCGACGCGGCCATCCCGCCCCTCTCGCGCATCGCCGCCTCCGTCGTCCACCGATGCGCCCG GATCGCGGGCGTGCCGGTGGATCAGCTGCTCCGGCGGTTCCACGCGGAGGAGCAGGCCTGCCGGCCGCTGGAGTACGCCAGGAGCGTTGTCGAGTACTGCTCCTACGTTGCTCTGCGCGTCGAGACCAAGCGCCAGGATCACCTCGGCGACAGGGAGTTCCACTCACTCACCTACGACATGATGCTCGCCTGGGAGGCGCCCGATGAGGAGACCGACGCCGTGTTTCAG AAGACGGCTTTCAGCATTCTCCGGGACGACGCGGATGACGACGACGGTGGATCCATATTCTATTCAAGCCCAACGCAGATGGCCATTCAG ATCGATGGGAGGAGGACAGTTGGACCCGAGGCTTTTGCCAAGATTGCTCCTGCCTGCCCCGCCATGGCGCATCCCATCACCGTCCGGAACCTATTTGACGCGCTCACCAACTCGACCGGAGGCCGACTGCATTTTCTCATCTACCACAAATACCTCAAAAGCTTAGACCA GGTGCTCAGCTCTGCAAAACGTATATCAGATGGACACAAAGCTCCTGCCCTCCAGCTCTCCGACATCGAAGTAATCCTCGACATCTATGGCGCTGCAACGACCAAGCCGGTTCTACAGCACATTGGGACGTCCACATGGCCTG GGAGGCTCACGCTGACGAATCACGCTCTCTACTTCGAGCCTATCGGTGTCGATTTCTCGTATGGCGAGGCTGTCATGTATGATCTGGCAAGGGACTTGAAGCAGTCTGTCAAACGTGAATCCACTGGCCCATGGGGTGCTCACCTTTTTGACAAAGCAGTCGTGTACAAGTCTAGCTCGAC AAGTGAACCCGTGTTCTTTGAATTCCCTCAATTCAATGGCCACACACGCAGGGACTACTGGTTTGCAGTCATCAAAGAGGTGCTGCACGCACACAAGTTCATCAGGAAGTACAGGCTTGCAGATTTCCAGAAGGCAGAGGCTCTTTCGGTTGCGACGCTTGGAATTCTGCGGTACCGCACCGTGAAAGAGGGATTCCACATACTACCAGCACATTTTAAGACGACCCTTGCCTTCAACTTAGCAGAGAAACTGCCCAAAGGGGATAAGATATTAGAGGCACTGTATGGCAAGCTGAAGCAGCACTGCTCAAGATTCAGAGGAAGTGAGGATTTTGGGCAGAGTAGTTCGGATGAATTGACACTTGCTGATCCCTTCCCACTTTCTGCTTATACAATGGTGAGGATGGGTTTGCTGACACTGAAGGAGGAGGACAATCCTGAGGAAAGGGATTTCATGGTCGGAGACGTGCAGATAGGAGGAACTTGCTCGGTGCAAATGGCTCTAGACCGTTCGGTAGATTATTCGGGCAGAGTGGAGGCAGCACGGGCAACGCTTGATCAGATCAAAGTGGAAGACATAGACACTAATGTAGCTGTCTTGAAG GAACTACTATTTCCTTTGATTGAGTTAGGCAAATGGCTTCTTGTTTTGGTCGAGTGGGAAGATCCACTTAAATCATATGTCTTCTTGTTCTGTTTCCTCTACATGATATATAG CGGTTGGATCTGGTTCATGCTTCCTGGTTGTTTGCTCGGCTGTACTCTCTTGATGCTATGGCACAAACATTGCGGGAACGGGCAGTTGATCGGAGTATTTGAGGTGACAACTCCCCCTCGGAGAAGAACTGTCGAACAGCTCCTGGCTCTGCAAGAAGCCATCTCGCAGCTAGAAGCGCATGTGCAGGCCGGAAACATTTTCCTCCTCAAGCTCCGGTCCCTCATGCTTGCAGCATTTCCTCAG AGCACCAACATAGTTGCGGTTGCGCTTGTCGTCGCGGCTGCGGCATTTGCGTTGCTACCAATGAGAAGCATAGTTCTGCTGATTCTGCTGGAAGCATACACGAGGCAGATGCCGGTGAGAAAGAAGAGCAGCGAGAAATTGGTGAGGAGGTTGAGGGAGTGGTGGCTACGGATTCCGGCTGCTCCTGTACAACTCCTGAGGCCTCAGGACACCAGGAGATGGAGATCGAGGCTGAGGTCGAGATGA
- the LOC133889765 gene encoding uncharacterized protein LOC133889765 isoform X2 — protein MGLLEGLFGGDHSRGRGKKEHGGAVEAADMATDAAIPPLSRIAASVVHRCARIAGVPVDQLLRRFHAEEQACRPLEYARSVVEYCSYVALRVETKRQDHLGDREFHSLTYDMMLAWEAPDEETDAVFQKTAFSILRDDADDDDGGSIFYSSPTQMAIQIDGRRTVGPEAFAKIAPACPAMAHPITVRNLFDALTNSTGGRLHFLIYHKYLKSLDQVLSSAKRISDGHKAPALQLSDIEVILDIYGAATTKPVLQHIGTSTWPGRLTLTNHALYFEPIGVDFSYGEAVMYDLARDLKQSVKRESTGPWGAHLFDKAVVYKSSSTEPVFFEFPQFNGHTRRDYWFAVIKEVLHAHKFIRKYRLADFQKAEALSVATLGILRYRTVKEGFHILPAHFKTTLAFNLAEKLPKGDKILEALYGKLKQHCSRFRGSEDFGQSSSDELTLADPFPLSAYTMVRMGLLTLKEEDNPEERDFMVGDVQIGGTCSVQMALDRSVDYSGRVEAARATLDQIKVEDIDTNVAVLKELLFPLIELGKWLLVLVEWEDPLKSYVFLFCFLYMIYSGWIWFMLPGCLLGCTLLMLWHKHCGNGQLIGVFEVTTPPRRRTVEQLLALQEAISQLEAHVQAGNIFLLKLRSLMLAAFPQSTNIVAVALVVAAAAFALLPMRSIVLLILLEAYTRQMPVRKKSSEKLVRRLREWWLRIPAAPVQLLRPQDTRRWRSRLRSR, from the exons ATGGGTCTCCTTGAGGGCCTCTTCGGCGGCGACCACAGCAGGGGGAGGGGCAAGAAGGAGCACGGCGGCGCAGTGGAGGCCGCGGACATGGCGACCGACGCGGCCATCCCGCCCCTCTCGCGCATCGCCGCCTCCGTCGTCCACCGATGCGCCCG GATCGCGGGCGTGCCGGTGGATCAGCTGCTCCGGCGGTTCCACGCGGAGGAGCAGGCCTGCCGGCCGCTGGAGTACGCCAGGAGCGTTGTCGAGTACTGCTCCTACGTTGCTCTGCGCGTCGAGACCAAGCGCCAGGATCACCTCGGCGACAGGGAGTTCCACTCACTCACCTACGACATGATGCTCGCCTGGGAGGCGCCCGATGAGGAGACCGACGCCGTGTTTCAG AAGACGGCTTTCAGCATTCTCCGGGACGACGCGGATGACGACGACGGTGGATCCATATTCTATTCAAGCCCAACGCAGATGGCCATTCAG ATCGATGGGAGGAGGACAGTTGGACCCGAGGCTTTTGCCAAGATTGCTCCTGCCTGCCCCGCCATGGCGCATCCCATCACCGTCCGGAACCTATTTGACGCGCTCACCAACTCGACCGGAGGCCGACTGCATTTTCTCATCTACCACAAATACCTCAAAAGCTTAGACCA GGTGCTCAGCTCTGCAAAACGTATATCAGATGGACACAAAGCTCCTGCCCTCCAGCTCTCCGACATCGAAGTAATCCTCGACATCTATGGCGCTGCAACGACCAAGCCGGTTCTACAGCACATTGGGACGTCCACATGGCCTG GGAGGCTCACGCTGACGAATCACGCTCTCTACTTCGAGCCTATCGGTGTCGATTTCTCGTATGGCGAGGCTGTCATGTATGATCTGGCAAGGGACTTGAAGCAGTCTGTCAAACGTGAATCCACTGGCCCATGGGGTGCTCACCTTTTTGACAAAGCAGTCGTGTACAAGTCTAGCTCGAC TGAACCCGTGTTCTTTGAATTCCCTCAATTCAATGGCCACACACGCAGGGACTACTGGTTTGCAGTCATCAAAGAGGTGCTGCACGCACACAAGTTCATCAGGAAGTACAGGCTTGCAGATTTCCAGAAGGCAGAGGCTCTTTCGGTTGCGACGCTTGGAATTCTGCGGTACCGCACCGTGAAAGAGGGATTCCACATACTACCAGCACATTTTAAGACGACCCTTGCCTTCAACTTAGCAGAGAAACTGCCCAAAGGGGATAAGATATTAGAGGCACTGTATGGCAAGCTGAAGCAGCACTGCTCAAGATTCAGAGGAAGTGAGGATTTTGGGCAGAGTAGTTCGGATGAATTGACACTTGCTGATCCCTTCCCACTTTCTGCTTATACAATGGTGAGGATGGGTTTGCTGACACTGAAGGAGGAGGACAATCCTGAGGAAAGGGATTTCATGGTCGGAGACGTGCAGATAGGAGGAACTTGCTCGGTGCAAATGGCTCTAGACCGTTCGGTAGATTATTCGGGCAGAGTGGAGGCAGCACGGGCAACGCTTGATCAGATCAAAGTGGAAGACATAGACACTAATGTAGCTGTCTTGAAG GAACTACTATTTCCTTTGATTGAGTTAGGCAAATGGCTTCTTGTTTTGGTCGAGTGGGAAGATCCACTTAAATCATATGTCTTCTTGTTCTGTTTCCTCTACATGATATATAG CGGTTGGATCTGGTTCATGCTTCCTGGTTGTTTGCTCGGCTGTACTCTCTTGATGCTATGGCACAAACATTGCGGGAACGGGCAGTTGATCGGAGTATTTGAGGTGACAACTCCCCCTCGGAGAAGAACTGTCGAACAGCTCCTGGCTCTGCAAGAAGCCATCTCGCAGCTAGAAGCGCATGTGCAGGCCGGAAACATTTTCCTCCTCAAGCTCCGGTCCCTCATGCTTGCAGCATTTCCTCAG AGCACCAACATAGTTGCGGTTGCGCTTGTCGTCGCGGCTGCGGCATTTGCGTTGCTACCAATGAGAAGCATAGTTCTGCTGATTCTGCTGGAAGCATACACGAGGCAGATGCCGGTGAGAAAGAAGAGCAGCGAGAAATTGGTGAGGAGGTTGAGGGAGTGGTGGCTACGGATTCCGGCTGCTCCTGTACAACTCCTGAGGCCTCAGGACACCAGGAGATGGAGATCGAGGCTGAGGTCGAGATGA
- the LOC133889766 gene encoding pyruvate kinase, cytosolic isozyme-like — protein sequence MANIDMAAILADLELGDGGDGRMPKTKLVCTLGPASRSVPMLEKLLRAGMNVARFNFSHGTHEYHQGTLDNLRQAMHNTGILCAVMLDTKGPEIRTGFLKDGKPIKLTKGQEITVTTDYDIKGDENMIAMSYKKLPADVKPGNLILCADGTISLTVLSCDPDAGTVRCRCENTAMLGERKNCNLPGIVVDLPTLTEKDKEDILGWGVPNDIDMIALSFVRKGSDLVTVRQVLGQHAKRIKLMSKVENQEGVVNFDEILRETDAFMVARGDLGMEIPVEKIFLAQKMMIYKCNIAGKPVVTATQMLESMIKSPRPTRAEATDVANAVLDGTDCVMLSGESAAGAYPEVAVKIMARICVEAESSLDYEAIFKAMIRSAPLPMSPLESLASSAVRTANKARATLIVVLTRGGTTAKLVAKYRPRVPILSVVVPVLTTDSFDWTISSEGPARHSLIYRGLIPLLAEGSAKATDSESTEVILEAALKSAVQKQLCKPGDAVVALHRIGVASVIKICIVK from the exons atgGCGAACATCGACATGGCGGCGATCCTGGCGGACCTggagctcggcgacggcggcgacggccggaTGCCCAAGACCAAGCTCGTCTGCACTCTCGGCCCGGCCTCCCGCTCCGTGCCCatgctcgagaagctgctcCGCGCCGGCATGAACGTCGCGCGCTTCAACTTCTCGCACGGCACGCACGAATACCACCAGGGGACGCTCGACAACCTCCGACAGGCCATGCACAACACCGGCATCCTATGCGCCGTCATGCTCGACACCAAG GGTCCTGAAATTCGTACTGGGTTTTTGAAGGATGGTAAACCAATCAAGCTAACCAAGGGTCAAGAAATCACTGTTACCACTGATTATGATATCAAAGGCGATGAGAATATGATCGCTATGAGTTACAAGAAATTACCTGCAGATGTGAAACCTGGAAATCTCATTCTATGCGCAGATGGTACCATCTCCTTGACTGTTTTATCTTGCGATCCTGATGCTGGAACTGTGAGGTGTAGGTGTGAGAACACTGCAATGCTCGGAGAGAGAAAGAATTGCAATTTGCCAGGAATTGTTGTGGATCTTCCTACGCTAACTGAGAAAGATAAAGAAGACATTTTGGGATGGGGCGTCCCAAATGATATTGATATGATTGCTCTATCCTTTGTCCGTAAAGGATCAGATCTGGTGACTGTCAGACAGGTCCTTGGGCAACATGCCAAGCGCATTAAGTTGATGTCAAAG GTTGAAAACCAAGAGGGTGTGGTAAACTTTGATGAGATATTGAGGGAGACTGATGCCTTTATGGTTGCTAGAGGTGATCTGGGAATGGAGATTCCAGTTGAGAAGATTTTCCTTGCGCAGAAGATGATGATCTATAAGTGCAACATTGCTGGCAAGCCTGTTGTTACTGCTACTCAAATGCTTGAGTCAATGATCAAATCTCCGAGGCCAACTCGTGCTGAGGCCACTGATGTTGCAAATGCTGTTCTTGATGGAACCGACTGTGTCATGCTCAGTGGTGAGAGTGCTGCTGGAGCATATCCCGAGGTGGCCGTGAAGATCATGGCTCGTATCTGCGTTGAGGCAGAGTCTTCCCTGGACTATGAGGCTATTTTCAAGGCAATGATCAGGTCTGCACCCCTTCCGATGAGCCCATTGGAATCTCTTGCGTCCTCTGCCGTGCGAACTGCCAACAAGGCCAGGGCTACACTGATTGTCGTCTTGACTCGCGGTGGCACCACGGCCAAGCTGGTCGCCaagtaccgacccagggttccaATCCTCTCTGTGGTTGTCCCTGTGCTAACAACCGATTCGTTCGACTGGACCATCAGCTCCGAGGGCCCAGCAAGACACAGCCTAATATACAGAGGTCTCATTCCCCTCCTTGCTGAGGGCTCTGCCAAGGCTACCGATTCAGAGTCGACAGAGGTGATCCTGGAGGCTGCACTGAAGTCAGCTGTGCAGAAGCAGCTGTGCAAGCCTGGTGATGCCGTCGTGGCTCTCCACCGTATCGGTGTCGCTTCTGTTATCAAGATCTGTATCGTGAAGTGA